Proteins from a genomic interval of Bradyrhizobium sp. CCGB01:
- a CDS encoding helix-turn-helix domain-containing protein has translation MGTSLKPAHTDLPAPRLPDPDHADCRGVASVLSRVGDKWSVFVIMNLSDGPKRFNELKRMISGISQRMLTLTLRGLERDGLVTRTIFPTIPPRVDYELTDLGRGLQQPVKALGQWAMDHLMQIEAARTHFDGRKDT, from the coding sequence ATGGGCACATCATTGAAACCTGCACACACCGATTTGCCTGCTCCGCGGCTGCCGGATCCGGACCATGCCGACTGCCGCGGCGTGGCCTCGGTCCTGTCGCGCGTCGGCGACAAGTGGAGCGTGTTCGTCATCATGAACCTGAGCGACGGGCCGAAGCGCTTCAATGAGCTGAAGCGCATGATCAGCGGCATCTCGCAGCGGATGCTGACCTTGACGCTGCGCGGACTGGAGCGCGACGGCCTTGTCACGCGCACGATCTTTCCGACCATTCCGCCGCGCGTCGATTACGAGCTGACTGATCTCGGCCGCGGACTGCAACAGCCGGTGAAGGCGCTCGGGCAGTGGGCCATGGACCATCTGATGCAGATTGAGGCCGCGCGTACGCATTTCGATGGGCGCAAAGACACCTAA
- a CDS encoding FMN-dependent NADH-azoreductase, whose product MKLLHIDSSVLGPHSVSRQVSAAIVDRLRQATPSLDLVYRDLTQTPLAHLSGSHLAAAQGAPAPAELGPDLAASAAVLNEFLDADIVVIGAPMYNFTIPSQLKAWIDRVLVAGKTFKYDANGPQGLAGNKRVIIAISRGGYYGPGTPAASLEHLETYLRGVFAFMGVTSPEFIVADGIQVGPEHREKALAGALQAATSLRAA is encoded by the coding sequence ATGAAACTCCTCCATATCGACTCCAGCGTCCTCGGCCCCCACTCCGTCTCTAGGCAGGTTTCTGCCGCCATCGTCGACCGGCTCAGGCAGGCGACGCCCTCCCTCGACCTGGTCTATCGTGACCTGACCCAGACGCCGCTCGCCCACCTCTCCGGCTCGCATCTCGCGGCCGCGCAAGGCGCGCCTGCACCGGCGGAACTCGGACCCGACCTTGCCGCGAGCGCGGCGGTGCTGAACGAGTTCCTCGATGCCGACATCGTCGTGATCGGCGCGCCCATGTACAATTTCACGATTCCGAGCCAGCTCAAGGCCTGGATCGACCGCGTCCTCGTGGCGGGGAAGACGTTCAAATACGACGCTAACGGCCCGCAGGGTCTTGCCGGCAACAAGCGCGTGATCATCGCGATCTCGCGCGGCGGCTATTACGGTCCGGGCACGCCGGCCGCCTCGCTCGAGCATCTCGAAACCTATTTGCGCGGCGTGTTCGCCTTCATGGGCGTCACGAGCCCTGAGTTCATCGTCGCAGATGGCATCCAGGTTGGCCCTGAGCATCGCGAGAAGGCGCTGGCCGGCGCGCTTCAGGCCGCCACCAGTCTGCGCGCGGCGTAA
- a CDS encoding flavodoxin family protein — MPLLAIAYFSISGTTEQLAHAVARGAAGMTEIALCRIAGDDIAAGRFQNEVLLQTIDRADAVAFGSPTYMGGPAAQFKAFADASSDRWSQQRWANKIAGGFTTGACASGDQLHTLSYLSILAAQHGMLWCGLDIPGGEDPAGRNRLGSQLGLASHQADGALPQSDLSTAEYLGQRLAKMAARNG; from the coding sequence ATGCCCCTGCTCGCCATCGCCTATTTTTCCATCTCGGGCACCACCGAGCAGCTGGCGCATGCGGTAGCGCGCGGAGCGGCTGGGATGACGGAAATCGCTCTTTGTCGGATCGCCGGCGACGACATCGCAGCAGGCCGATTCCAGAATGAGGTCTTGTTGCAGACCATCGACCGCGCCGACGCCGTTGCGTTCGGCAGCCCGACCTACATGGGCGGACCCGCGGCGCAATTCAAAGCCTTTGCCGATGCTTCAAGTGACCGATGGAGCCAGCAGCGATGGGCCAACAAGATCGCGGGCGGCTTCACGACAGGCGCCTGCGCGAGTGGCGATCAGCTCCACACGTTGAGCTACCTTTCTATTCTGGCCGCCCAACACGGCATGCTCTGGTGCGGACTGGATATTCCGGGCGGAGAGGATCCGGCCGGTCGCAATCGATTGGGCAGCCAGCTTGGACTGGCGTCACACCAGGCCGACGGCGCCTTGCCCCAGAGCGATTTGAGCACGGCCGAATATCTCGGCCAGCGATTGGCCAAAATGGCAGCGCGAAACGGCTAA
- a CDS encoding SDR family oxidoreductase — protein sequence MRLQGKTALITGGNSGIGFATAKLFVAEGAKVVITGRNKETLAAAGKELGPNALALAADATDIAATDAAIKQGAEKFGKYDIVFANAGIPGGTPLGSATLEVFEKVISTNLTGVFFTVQSALPYLNDNSSIILNGSVISVLGIPGYSAYGAAKAGVRAMARIMASELSPRGIRVNVVAPGAIRTPIWGAAVATPEAEKAFEKRIGLSTPLGRIGEPDHISKTVLFLASDDSAHVQGQEIFVDGGAVASPAGAPIYRG from the coding sequence ATGAGACTTCAAGGCAAGACGGCACTGATTACGGGCGGCAACAGCGGCATCGGCTTTGCGACGGCAAAGCTGTTCGTGGCCGAAGGCGCGAAGGTGGTGATCACCGGGCGCAACAAGGAGACGCTGGCGGCTGCCGGCAAGGAGCTCGGCCCGAACGCGCTCGCGCTTGCCGCGGATGCGACCGACATCGCCGCGACGGACGCTGCGATCAAGCAGGGCGCCGAAAAATTCGGCAAGTACGACATCGTGTTCGCCAATGCCGGCATTCCCGGCGGCACGCCGCTCGGTTCGGCGACGCTGGAAGTTTTCGAGAAGGTCATCAGCACCAACCTCACCGGCGTGTTTTTCACCGTTCAATCCGCGCTGCCCTATCTCAACGACAATTCCTCGATCATCCTCAACGGCTCGGTGATCTCCGTGCTCGGCATTCCCGGTTACTCCGCCTATGGCGCGGCGAAAGCGGGCGTGCGGGCGATGGCGCGGATCATGGCCTCGGAGCTGTCGCCGCGCGGCATCCGCGTCAACGTCGTTGCGCCCGGTGCGATCCGCACGCCGATCTGGGGCGCGGCGGTCGCAACGCCGGAAGCGGAGAAGGCGTTCGAGAAGCGCATCGGGCTGTCGACGCCGCTTGGACGTATTGGTGAACCGGATCACATCTCGAAGACGGTGCTGTTCCTCGCCTCCGATGATTCCGCACATGTGCAGGGCCAGGAGATCTTCGTCGACGGCGGCGCGGTGGCTTCGCCGGCCGGCGCGCCGATCTATCGCGGCTGA
- the topA gene encoding type I DNA topoisomerase, translated as MNIVIVESPAKAKTINKYLGSSYEVLASFGHVRDLPAKNGSVDPDANFKMIWEVDPKAAGRLNDIAKSLKGADRLILATDPDREGEAISWHVLEVMKEKRALKDQKIERVVFNAITKQAVTDAMKHPREIDGALVDAYMARRALDYLVGFTLSPVLWRKLPGARSAGRVQSVALRLVCDRELEIEKFVPREYWSLIATLLTPRGDAFEARLVGADGKKIQRLDVGSGAEAEDFKKALEAAAYAVTSVDAKPARRNPQAPFTTSTLQQEASRKYGFAPAHTMRIAQRLYEGIDIGGETTGLITYMRTDGVQIAPEAITQARKVIGEDYGNAYVPDAPRQYQAKAKNAQEAHEAIRPTDMSRRPDSMSRKLDADQARLYELIWKRTIASQMESAELERTTVDITAKAGSRTLELRATGQVVKFDGFLALYQEGRDDEEDEDSRRLPAMSPNDALKRQSLAVTQHFTEPPPRFSEASLVKRMEELGIGRPSTYASILQVLKDRGYVKLEKKRLHGEDKGRVVVAFLESFFARYVEYDFTAGLEEQLDRISNNEISWQQVLKDFWTGFIGAVDEIKDLRVAQVLDVLDDMLGQHIYPPRADGGDIRQCPSCGNGRLNLKAGKFGAFVGCSNYPECRYTRQLAADSETTADRSLGQDPDTGRDVWVKAGRFGPYIQLGEQKDYEEGEKPKRAGIPKGTSPGDVELELALKLLSLPREIGKHPETGQPITAGLGRFGPFVKHEKTYASLEAGDEVFDIGLNRAVTLIAEKVAKGPSRRFGADPGKAIGEHPTLGTVTVKSGRYGAYVTAGGVNATIPAEFEKDTVTLPQAIALIDERAAKGGGKTKAKKAAKPAKAKKATEKAADGEDAAPKKKPAAKKAAAKSKTESTSKARAAVSSSAKTSPTKAAASKAPAKKSAGKT; from the coding sequence ATGAATATCGTCATTGTGGAGTCGCCGGCGAAAGCCAAGACGATCAACAAGTATCTGGGCTCGTCCTACGAGGTTCTGGCCTCGTTCGGCCATGTCCGCGACCTCCCGGCGAAGAATGGTTCCGTCGATCCCGACGCTAATTTCAAGATGATCTGGGAGGTCGACCCCAAGGCGGCCGGCCGGCTCAACGATATCGCAAAGTCCCTGAAGGGCGCCGACCGACTGATTCTGGCGACCGACCCTGATCGCGAGGGCGAGGCCATCTCCTGGCACGTGCTGGAGGTGATGAAAGAGAAGCGCGCGCTGAAGGACCAGAAGATCGAGCGCGTGGTGTTCAACGCCATCACCAAGCAGGCGGTCACGGATGCGATGAAGCATCCGCGCGAGATCGACGGCGCTCTGGTCGACGCCTATATGGCGCGCCGTGCCCTCGATTACCTCGTCGGCTTCACCCTCTCCCCCGTGCTGTGGCGCAAGCTGCCGGGCGCCCGCTCGGCCGGCCGCGTGCAGTCGGTGGCGCTGCGCCTCGTCTGCGACCGCGAGCTCGAGATCGAAAAGTTCGTGCCGCGCGAATACTGGTCGCTGATCGCGACCCTGCTGACGCCGCGCGGCGACGCCTTCGAGGCGCGCCTCGTCGGTGCCGACGGCAAGAAGATCCAGCGCCTCGACGTCGGCAGCGGCGCGGAAGCCGAGGACTTCAAGAAGGCGCTGGAAGCAGCCGCCTACGCCGTGACCTCGGTCGATGCAAAGCCGGCCCGGCGCAATCCGCAGGCGCCCTTCACCACCTCGACGCTGCAGCAGGAAGCCAGCCGCAAATACGGCTTTGCGCCGGCGCACACCATGCGCATCGCCCAGCGCCTTTATGAAGGCATCGACATCGGCGGCGAGACCACCGGACTCATTACTTATATGCGTACCGACGGCGTGCAGATCGCCCCCGAGGCGATCACCCAGGCGCGCAAGGTGATCGGCGAGGATTACGGCAACGCCTACGTGCCGGACGCACCGCGCCAGTACCAGGCCAAGGCTAAGAACGCCCAGGAAGCGCACGAAGCGATCCGCCCAACCGACATGTCGCGCCGCCCCGACAGCATGAGCCGGAAGCTCGATGCCGACCAGGCGCGGCTCTATGAGCTGATCTGGAAGCGCACCATTGCGAGCCAGATGGAATCGGCCGAACTCGAGCGCACCACCGTCGACATCACCGCGAAGGCAGGCTCCCGCACGCTGGAGCTGCGCGCGACGGGCCAGGTCGTCAAGTTCGACGGCTTCCTCGCGCTCTACCAGGAAGGCCGCGACGACGAGGAGGACGAGGACTCCCGCCGCCTGCCCGCGATGAGCCCGAACGACGCGCTGAAGCGGCAGTCGCTCGCCGTCACCCAGCACTTCACCGAGCCGCCGCCGCGCTTCTCGGAGGCATCGCTCGTCAAGCGCATGGAAGAGCTCGGCATCGGCCGGCCCTCGACCTATGCCTCGATCCTCCAGGTCCTGAAAGATCGCGGCTACGTCAAGCTGGAGAAGAAGCGCCTGCACGGCGAGGACAAGGGCCGCGTGGTGGTCGCCTTCCTCGAAAGCTTCTTTGCCCGCTACGTCGAATACGACTTCACCGCCGGGCTCGAAGAGCAGCTCGACCGCATCTCGAACAACGAGATCTCCTGGCAGCAGGTGCTGAAGGATTTCTGGACCGGCTTCATCGGCGCCGTCGACGAGATCAAGGATCTGCGCGTCGCGCAGGTGCTCGACGTGCTCGACGACATGCTGGGGCAGCACATCTACCCGCCCCGTGCGGATGGCGGCGATATCAGGCAGTGCCCGAGCTGCGGCAACGGCCGGCTGAATCTCAAGGCCGGCAAGTTCGGCGCCTTCGTCGGCTGCTCGAACTATCCGGAGTGTCGTTACACCCGTCAGCTCGCCGCCGACAGCGAGACCACCGCCGACCGTTCGCTCGGCCAGGACCCCGATACGGGGCGCGATGTCTGGGTCAAGGCGGGCCGGTTCGGGCCCTATATCCAGCTCGGCGAGCAGAAGGATTATGAGGAAGGCGAGAAGCCGAAGCGCGCGGGCATTCCGAAGGGCACATCTCCTGGAGATGTCGAGCTCGAGCTTGCGCTGAAGCTGTTGTCGCTGCCGCGCGAAATTGGAAAGCATCCGGAGACCGGCCAGCCGATCACAGCGGGTCTCGGCCGCTTCGGGCCGTTCGTGAAGCACGAGAAGACCTACGCCAGCCTGGAGGCCGGCGACGAGGTGTTCGACATCGGCCTCAACCGCGCAGTGACGCTGATCGCGGAAAAGGTCGCCAAGGGTCCAAGCCGCCGCTTCGGCGCCGATCCCGGCAAGGCGATCGGCGAACACCCGACGCTCGGCACCGTCACCGTGAAGAGCGGCCGCTACGGCGCCTATGTCACCGCAGGCGGCGTCAACGCGACCATCCCCGCCGAGTTCGAAAAGGACACCGTCACGCTGCCGCAGGCGATCGCGCTGATCGACGAGCGCGCGGCCAAGGGCGGCGGAAAGACCAAGGCGAAGAAGGCGGCCAAGCCAGCCAAGGCCAAGAAGGCTACGGAGAAGGCCGCGGACGGCGAGGACGCCGCGCCCAAGAAGAAACCGGCCGCGAAGAAAGCCGCGGCCAAATCGAAAACTGAATCAACCAGCAAGGCGCGCGCC
- the dprA gene encoding DNA-processing protein DprA has product MLRLQGDAVDAINPSVELTEADRIDRLRLIRSDNVGPRTFRSLVDHFGSPRAALERLPDLARRGGAQRSGRICSADEAKAELAASRKFGIAWLAPGEDGYPARLAMIDDAPPLLAVRGDSAALMRPMIAIVGSRNASGAGLKFAGQLARELGEAGFVVISGLARGVDQAAHRTSVESGTIAVLAGGHDCIYPPEHGDLLASLLDHAGAAISEMPLGHEPRARDFPRRNRLISGAALGVVVVEAAHRSGSLITARMAAEQGREVFAVPGSPLDPRAAGTNDLIKQGATLVTEAADIVNAVQPIMERPLMHPAEEPDSEPFESDPQGHDRDQITGLLGPAPVTIDDLVRMSGASPAIVRTVLLELELAGRLERHGGGLVSLL; this is encoded by the coding sequence ATGCTGCGCCTGCAAGGAGACGCCGTGGACGCCATCAATCCCAGCGTGGAGCTGACCGAGGCTGACAGGATCGACCGCCTGCGGCTGATCCGGTCCGACAATGTCGGGCCGCGCACCTTCCGTTCGCTGGTCGATCATTTCGGCAGCCCGCGCGCGGCGCTGGAGCGCCTGCCCGATCTGGCGCGCCGCGGCGGCGCGCAGCGATCGGGGCGCATCTGCAGCGCGGATGAAGCGAAGGCCGAGCTCGCCGCGAGCCGCAAATTCGGCATCGCCTGGCTTGCTCCCGGCGAGGACGGCTACCCGGCACGGCTGGCGATGATCGACGATGCGCCGCCCCTGCTCGCGGTGCGCGGTGACAGCGCAGCCCTGATGCGGCCGATGATCGCCATCGTCGGCTCGCGCAACGCCTCTGGTGCTGGCCTCAAATTCGCCGGCCAGCTCGCCCGTGAGCTCGGTGAAGCCGGTTTTGTCGTCATCTCGGGGCTCGCGCGCGGCGTCGATCAGGCTGCTCACCGTACGAGCGTCGAGAGCGGCACCATCGCGGTGCTCGCCGGCGGACATGATTGCATCTATCCGCCCGAGCACGGCGATCTGCTCGCCTCACTGCTCGATCACGCGGGCGCGGCGATCTCCGAGATGCCGCTCGGCCACGAGCCGCGCGCCCGCGACTTCCCCCGCCGCAACCGGCTGATCTCGGGCGCCGCGCTCGGCGTCGTCGTGGTGGAGGCGGCGCACCGCTCGGGCTCGCTGATCACCGCCCGCATGGCGGCCGAACAGGGCCGCGAGGTGTTCGCGGTGCCCGGCTCGCCGCTCGATCCGCGCGCCGCCGGCACCAACGACCTGATCAAGCAGGGCGCAACGCTCGTCACCGAAGCCGCCGACATCGTCAACGCAGTTCAGCCGATCATGGAGCGGCCGCTGATGCATCCGGCTGAAGAGCCGGACAGCGAGCCGTTCGAGAGCGACCCGCAAGGGCACGACCGCGACCAGATCACCGGCCTGCTCGGCCCCGCCCCTGTGACGATCGACGATCTCGTGCGGATGTCCGGCGCCTCGCCTGCGATCGTGCGCACGGTGCTGCTGGAGCTCGAGCTTGCCGGCCGTCTCGAACGTCACGGCGGCGGGCTGGTGTCGCTTCTTTAG
- a CDS encoding helix-turn-helix domain-containing protein: MVKRTSFEGDACPVARSLEAIGDWWSLLIIREALFGVRRFGEFQSKLGMAKNILSVRLRSLVDHGILTTAPASDGSAYSEYVLTPKGRGTFPILVALRQWSEEFDDHPEEIATILVDREKGRPVKKLEMRAEDGRLLSPADTMMKQRPAPRRRSA, from the coding sequence ATGGTGAAACGAACAAGCTTTGAGGGCGATGCCTGCCCGGTCGCGAGGTCTCTGGAAGCGATCGGCGACTGGTGGTCGCTGCTGATCATCCGCGAAGCGCTGTTCGGCGTGCGCCGCTTCGGCGAATTCCAGAGCAAGCTCGGCATGGCCAAGAACATTTTATCTGTGCGGCTGCGATCGCTCGTCGACCACGGCATCCTGACGACAGCCCCCGCCTCCGACGGCAGCGCCTATTCTGAATATGTGCTGACGCCGAAAGGCCGCGGCACCTTCCCGATCCTGGTGGCGCTGCGGCAATGGAGCGAGGAGTTCGACGATCACCCCGAGGAGATCGCGACCATCCTGGTCGATCGCGAGAAAGGCCGCCCGGTGAAGAAGCTCGAAATGCGCGCCGAGGATGGGCGCTTGCTCAGCCCTGCGGACACCATGATGAAGCAGCGGCCAGCGCCGCGCCGACGCTCGGCTTGA